In Schistocerca gregaria isolate iqSchGreg1 chromosome 9, iqSchGreg1.2, whole genome shotgun sequence, a single genomic region encodes these proteins:
- the LOC126292070 gene encoding uncharacterized PE-PGRS family protein PE_PGRS54-like, with product MEPGCDNVRKRGGTSGRQGCDHFRQRGRKSGRQGRDNVRHRGGPSWRQGCDIVRQRGKTSGMQGRDKVRQRGGTSGRQGCNNVRQRGGTSGRQGCDNVCQHGIPSGRQGCDIVRQHGGTSGRQGCDIVRQRGGTSGRQGCDNVRQCGGTSGRQGCDIVRQRGGTSWRQGCDNVHQRRGPSGRRGCDNVCQRGGTSGRQVCDNVCQRGGTSGRQGCDNVCQRGVTSGRHGCDNVRHRGGTTGRQGSDNVRQRGGPSGMQGCDNVRQRGGTSRRQGCDNVRQRGGTSGRQGCNNVRQRGGTSGRQGCDNVCQHGIPSGRQGCDNVHQRDGT from the coding sequence aTGGAGccgggctgtgacaacgtccggaagcgtggtggaacatcagggaggcagggctgtgaccacTTCCGTCAGCGTGGTCGAAAATCAGGGAGGCAGGGCCGCGACAACGTCCGTCATCGTGGTGGACCATcatggaggcagggctgtgacattgtCCGTCAGCGCGGTAAAACATCAGGAATGCAGGGCCGTGACaaagtccgtcagcgtggtggaacatcagggaggcagggctgtaacaacgtccgtcaacgtggtgggacatcagggaggcagggctgtgacaacgtctgtcagcatggtataccatcagggaggcagggctgtgacattgtccgtcagcatggtggaacatcagggaggcaaggctgtgacattgtccgtcagcgtggtggaacatcagggaggcagggctgtgacaacgtccgtcagtgtggtggaacatcagggagacagggctgtgacatcgtccgtcagcgtggtggaacatcatggaggcagggctgtgacaatgtccatcagcgtcgtggaccatcagggaggaggggctgtgacaacgtctgtcagcgtggtggaacatcagggaggcaggtctgtgacaacgtctgtcagcgtggtggaacatcagggaggcagggctgtgacaacgtctgtcagcgtggtgtaACATCAGGGAGGcatggctgtgacaacgtccgtcaccGTGGTGGAACAACAGGGAGGCAGGgcagtgacaatgtccgtcagcgtggtggaccatcagggatgcagggctgtgacaacgtccgacagcgtggtggaacatcacggaggcagggctgtgacaacgtccgtcagcgtggtggaacatcagggaggcagggctgtaacaacgtccgtcaacgtggtgggacatcagggaggcagggctgtgacaacgtctgtcagcatggtataccatcagggaggcagggctgtgacaacgtccatcagcgtgatgggacatga
- the LOC126292072 gene encoding collagen alpha chain-like has protein sequence MVEHLGARAVTTSISVVEHQGGRAVTTSVSVVEHQGDRGVTTSVSVVDAGRQDCDNFRQCGGTSRRQGCVNVRQRGGTSGRQGCDNVRQRGGTSGRQGYVNIHQCGGPSGRQGGRAVTTSVSVVETGRQGCDNVHQRGGKSGRQGCDNLLQRGGPPGRQGCDNIRQRRVTLGRQGCDNFRQCGGTSGRQVCDNVRRHCGTSGRQGCDNVRQHGRTSGRQGCDNIRQRGGTSEKQGRDTDRQRGGTSGRQGCDNVRQRGGTSGRKGCDNIRKCGGTSVRQGCDNVRQRGITSGRQGCDNVHQRGGTSGRQGCVNVRQCGGPSGRQVCDNDCQRGGTSGRQGCDKVRQRGGTSGRQGCDNVRQRGAPSGTQGCENVRQRGGPSGRQGCNNVRQRGITSGRQGCDNVHQHCGTSGRQGCDNVRQHGRTSGRQGCDNIRQRGGTSEKQGRDTVRQRGGTSGRQGCDNVRQRGGTSGRKGCDNIRQCGGTSGRQGCDTVCQRVGPSGRRAVRLSVSVLDHQGGRVVTLSVSVV, from the exons atggtggaacatcTGGGagccagggctgtgacaacgtccatcagcgtggtggaacatcaaggaggcagggctgtgacaacgtccgtcagcgtggtggaacatcagggagacaggggtgtgacaacgtccgtcagcgtggtggatgcagggaggcaggactgtgacaacttccgtcagtgtggtggaacatcaaggaggcaggggtgtgtcaacgtccgtcagcgtggtggaacatcagggaggcagggctgtgacaacgtccgtcagcgtgggggaacatcagggaggcagggctatgTCAACATCcatcagtgtggtggaccatcagggaggcag ggaggcagggctgtgacaacgtccgtcagcgtggtggaaacagggaggcagggctgtgacaacgtccatcagcgtggtggaaaatcagggaggcagggctgcgaCAACCTCCTTCAGCGTGGTGGACCacctgggaggcagggctgtgacaacatccgtcagcgtcGTGTAACattagggaggcagggctgtgataacttccgtcagtgtggtggaacatcagggaggcaggtctgtgacaacgtccgtcggcattgtggaacatcagggaggcagggctgtgacaacgtccgtcagcatggtagaacatcagggaggcagggctgtgacaacatccgtcagcgtggtggaacatcagagaAGCAGGGCCGTGACACTGACCGTCAGcgaggtggaacatcagggaggcagggctgtgacaacgtccgtcagcgtggtggaacatcagggaggaagggctgtgacaacatccgtaagtgtggtggaacatcagtgaggcagggctgtgacaacgtccgtcaacgtggtataacatcagggaggcagggctgtgacaacgtccatcagcgtggtggaacatcagggaggcagggctgtgtcaacgtccgtcagtgtggtggaccatcagggaggcaggtctgtgacaacgactgtcagcgtggtggaacatcagggaggcagggctgtgacaaagtccgtcagcgtggtggaacatcagggaggcagggctgtgacaacgtccgtcagcgtggtgcaccatcagggacgcagggctgtgagaacgtccgtcagcgtggtggaccatcagggaggcagggctgtaacaacgtccgtcagcgtggtataacatcagggaggcagggctgtgacaatgtccatcagcattgtggaacatcagggaggcagggctgtgacaacgtccgtcagcatggtagaacatcagggaggcagggctgtgacaacatccgtcagcgtggtggaacatcagagaAGCAGGGCCGTGACACTGTCCGTCAGcgaggtggaacatcagggaggcagggctgtgacaacgtccgtcagcgtggtggaacatcagggaggaagggctgtgacaacatccgtcagtgtggtggaacatcagggagacaGGGCTGTGACACTGTCTGTCAGCGTGTTGGACCATCAGGGAGGAGGGCTGTGAGATTGTCCGTCAGCGTGTTGGACCATCAGGGAGGTAGGGTTGTGacattgtccgtcagcgtggtataa
- the LOC126292074 gene encoding collagen alpha-1(II) chain-like, which translates to MRQGCDNVRQRGGTSGRQGCDNVRQRGGTSGRQGCVNIHQCGGPSGRQVCDNDHQRGGPSGFQGCDNVRQCGGTSGRQVCDNVRQRGGTSGRRGCENVRQRGGTRGRRGCDNVHQRGETSMRQGCDNVRQRGGTSGRQGCDNVRQRGGTSGRQGCVNIHQCGGPSGRQVCDNDHQRGGPSGFQGCDNVRQCGGTSGRQVCDNVRQRGGTSGRQGCDNVRQLGGTSGKQFCVNVRQRGGPSGTQGSDNVSQRGGPSGIQGCDNVRQRGGTSGRKGCDNVRQRGG; encoded by the coding sequence atgaggcagggctgtgacaacgtccgtcagcgtggtggaacatcagggaggcagggctgtgacaacgtccgtcagcgtggtggaacatcagggaggcagggctgtgtcaacatccatcagtgtggtggaccatcagggaggcaggtctgtgacaatgaccatcagcgtggtgggccatcagggtttcagggctgtgacaatgtccgtcagtgtggtggaacatcagggaggcaggtctgtgacaacgtccgacagcgtggtggaacatcagggaggcggggctgtgaaaacgtccgtcagcgtggtggaacaagagggaggcggggctgtgacaacgtccatcagcgtggtgaaACATCaatgaggcagggctgtgacaacgtccgtcagcgtggtggaacatcagggaggcagggctgtgacaacgtccgtcagcgtggtggaacatcagggaggcagggctgtgtcaacatccatcagtgtggtggaccatcagggaggcaggtctgtgacaatgaccatcagcgtggtgggccatcagggtttcagggctgtgacaatgtccgtcagtgtggtggaacatcagggaggcaggtctgtgacaacgtccgacagcgtggtggaacatcagggaggcagggctgtgacaatgtccgacagcttggtggaacatcagggaagcaattctgtgtcaacgtccgtcagcgtggtggaccatcagggacgcAGGGCTCTGACAACGTCAGTCAGCGTGGTGGCCcatcagggattcagggctgtgacaacgtccgtcagcgtggtggaacatcagggaggaagggctgtgacaacgtccgtcagcgtggtggataa